A region from the Vanacampus margaritifer isolate UIUO_Vmar chromosome 5, RoL_Vmar_1.0, whole genome shotgun sequence genome encodes:
- the cbln18 gene encoding cerebellin 18, which translates to MVASPALILLGALCLHVCVATQSINQMLKEIAVNLKETVTCDKWDCNCAFNRQRGCCCAANDMFQIEDDTFKRMTSLWDDISVLKSNVGALNNGIKVAFKANMDPTLFIDSISCFGPFNTNSTISYTTVTLNDGNGYNPSIGYFTAPQAGVYVFSYTVYSYVEVNQRLYHKVQMMKNGEVMTSIWEDNREDGEDSGTQTLTVDMQRGDQVYMELEIEGKLCKHLQFNTFSGYILYASV; encoded by the exons ATGGTTGCATCTCCAGCTTTGATCCTGTTGGGGGCGCTGTGTCTCCATGTTTGTGTGGCTACGCAGTCAATCAACCAGATGCTGAAAGAGATTGCTG TCAACCTGAAGGAAACAGTGACTTGTGACAAGTGGGACTGCAACTGCGCTTTTAATCGTCAGCGCGGTTGCTGCTGCGCAGCCAATGACATGTTCCAAATCGAGGACGACACGTTTAAGAGGATGACCTCTTTGTGGGATGACATAAGTGTGTTGAAGAGCAATGTGGGCGCTTTAAACA ATGGCATTAAGGTTGCCTTCAAAGCGAATATGGACCCAACACTTTTCATTGACTCTATTAGCTGCTTTGGGCCTTTCAATACCAATTCAACAATATCTTACACTACGGTCACTCTGAATGATGGCAATGGATACAACCCTTCCATAG GTTACTTCACTGCACCACAGGCTGGCGTTTATGTCTTCTCCTACACGGTCTACTCGTATGTGGAAGTGAACCAACGACTCTACCACAAA GTGCAGATGATGAAGAATGGGGAGGTGATGACAAGCATTTGGGAGGACAATCGAGAGGATGGAGAAGACAGTGGCACGCAG ACTCTCACAGTGGACATGCAGAGAGGCGATCAGGTGTATATGGAGCTGGAAATTGAGGGGAAACTCTGTAAACATTTGCAGTTTAATACCTTTTCTGGTTACATCCTGTATGCCTCAGTATGA
- the tagln gene encoding transgelin: MAAKGAAGMANKGPAFGLSRQVQDKIDSKYDQELEQILVEWISRQCGCGVGKPESGKTGFQAWLKDGCVLSELINSLFPGDKPVKKVQSSTMAFKQMEQISQFLNAAEKYGVTKTDMFQTVDLWEGKDLAAVQRTLSALGSLAVTKDEGTYQGDPNWFFKKAQENKRDFSDDQMKAGKNVIGLQMGSNKGASQEGMSYGRPRQIL, from the exons atggcagcaaag GGAGCAGCTGGCATGGCAAACAAAGGTCCAGCCTTCGGCCTGAGCCGGCAGGTCCAGGATAAGATCGACAGCAAGTACGACCAGGAGCTGGAGCAGATTCTGGTGGAGTGGATCAGCCGCCAGTGCGGCTGTGGCGTCGGAAAGCCAGAGTCAGGAAAAACTGGATTCCAGGCCTGGCTGAAAGACGGATGC GTCCTGAGTGAACTGATCAACAGCCTTTTTCCTGGAGACAAACCCGTGAAGAAGGTTCAGAGTTCAACTATGGCCTTCAAACAGATGGAGCAGATCTCTCAGTTCCTCAATGCCGCTGAGAAATATGGCGTCACGAAGACTGACATGTTCCAGACCGTAGACCTCTGGGAAG GTAAGGACCTGGCAGCAGTGCAGAGGACCCTGTCAGCTCTCGGCAGTTTGGCCGTCACCAAGGATGAGGGCACGTACCAGGGTGACCCAAACTGGTTCTTCAA GAAAGCACAGGAGAACAAGCGAGACTTCTCAGATGATCAGATGAAGGCGGGCAAAAACGTGATTGGTCTCCAGATGGGGTCAAACAAGGGAGCCAGTCAGGAGGGCATGAGCTATGGAAGGCCAAGACAGATCTTGTAA